The following are encoded together in the Oceaniferula flava genome:
- a CDS encoding S8 family peptidase gives MMAKLTALALLLLTLGSASHTMAGEPTLKLPIRVHLITGVEMVREIPGPDGKPHRTVMGMPLTVESTAPIMQQVNEIWEPAGIQWVVDPAKGGGGIVAEKAGGGKLSPERLQQLAQAAAGRQRKVPGPYMTRIFPALADPAQNESIGADGTFNDAAAKMYHLYLFPYVGQTLQGTAHLPGTFAIVGVHSDKRPHKAGYPKPRPLLIAGDAKPTLSIANFPAAGALSATIAHELGHNLTLTHRDEGMKDNLMKGHVKIRLAPNQIRQARAQAMKGPLIKEEPTGSVRMESLPGDGVWVSPLPVEYQHDGSPLRATIWFDKQLLGDGQGYQRRAKEFSGAARRSLRKQVIQALKSENQRSLAAADDSLQSLLKAEVISELDPHWIVNGFTCNIRHKDIAQLKSVPGVRKIFLRVPRKVSEPQAPEQPVVPVIEAPTEPSYQQIPWYVTQLQADRVWKEFGAAGQGTLNVIHDKNFIFSDHLNRTVYRNPRETPNNSIDDDGNGYIDDVHGYNFDRQSTVLYTRPFHGNPKNRTILHGTSCATIVSGAAALSRAPQYGVAPLSRWAGVINLGGIERSVEWAIEQGADTYSMSFSRRNFGEYQSHWRKVMEHGSFCGVYFVSGAGNRKLDDPHPFLMNIPQSIPAAVFAAAGVHKDLSKTSFSCVGPVTWNTEHYQDGVVQKPEVCAFNYQVPCLFPNGETVPALLNGNSYAGPMFCGAISLMLSADPDLLPWDLQEIITSTARDVGPEGLDYETGHGLIDCYAAVKEVLRRKALR, from the coding sequence ATGATGGCAAAATTGACTGCACTCGCCCTGCTCCTTCTCACCCTCGGCTCCGCCTCCCACACCATGGCCGGGGAGCCCACCCTGAAACTTCCCATCAGAGTCCACCTGATCACCGGGGTGGAGATGGTGAGAGAAATTCCCGGCCCTGACGGCAAACCGCACCGAACGGTCATGGGAATGCCACTGACGGTCGAAAGCACTGCTCCGATCATGCAGCAGGTGAACGAGATCTGGGAACCAGCCGGGATCCAATGGGTCGTCGACCCCGCAAAGGGTGGCGGCGGCATCGTCGCAGAGAAAGCCGGCGGTGGAAAACTGAGCCCCGAGCGGCTCCAACAACTGGCACAGGCGGCGGCTGGCCGACAGCGCAAGGTCCCCGGCCCCTACATGACCCGCATTTTCCCGGCACTGGCCGATCCGGCACAGAACGAATCGATTGGCGCCGATGGCACATTCAATGACGCAGCGGCCAAGATGTATCACCTTTACCTCTTCCCCTATGTTGGGCAGACGCTGCAAGGCACCGCGCATCTGCCGGGCACTTTTGCCATCGTGGGGGTCCATTCCGACAAGCGTCCGCACAAAGCCGGCTACCCGAAACCGCGTCCCCTGCTCATCGCCGGAGATGCCAAACCGACCTTATCCATCGCCAATTTCCCCGCTGCCGGAGCGCTCTCCGCCACCATCGCCCACGAGCTGGGACACAACCTCACTCTGACCCACCGCGACGAGGGCATGAAAGACAACCTGATGAAAGGGCATGTGAAAATCCGGCTCGCCCCGAATCAGATCCGCCAAGCACGCGCCCAGGCGATGAAGGGTCCATTGATCAAAGAAGAACCCACCGGCTCGGTGCGGATGGAGTCTCTGCCGGGCGACGGCGTCTGGGTGTCGCCACTGCCAGTGGAGTATCAACACGACGGCAGCCCCCTGCGCGCCACCATCTGGTTTGATAAGCAATTGTTAGGCGACGGACAAGGCTACCAGCGCCGCGCCAAAGAATTCTCAGGAGCAGCCCGCCGCAGCCTCAGGAAACAAGTCATCCAGGCACTGAAATCTGAAAACCAACGCTCGCTCGCCGCCGCTGACGATAGCTTGCAAAGCCTGCTCAAGGCCGAGGTCATCAGCGAGCTCGATCCCCACTGGATCGTCAACGGATTCACCTGCAACATCCGGCACAAAGACATCGCCCAACTCAAAAGCGTGCCCGGGGTGCGCAAAATCTTCCTGCGTGTGCCGCGTAAGGTTTCCGAACCGCAAGCCCCCGAGCAGCCAGTGGTGCCGGTGATCGAGGCGCCCACGGAACCTTCCTACCAGCAGATCCCGTGGTATGTCACCCAGCTACAGGCCGATCGCGTCTGGAAGGAGTTTGGTGCCGCCGGCCAGGGCACGCTGAACGTCATCCACGATAAGAACTTCATCTTCTCCGATCATCTCAACAGAACGGTCTACCGCAACCCGCGCGAAACACCCAACAATAGCATCGATGACGACGGCAATGGCTACATCGATGATGTCCACGGTTACAATTTCGATCGTCAATCCACCGTGCTCTACACCCGACCGTTTCACGGCAACCCGAAGAACCGAACCATCCTGCATGGCACCAGTTGTGCTACCATCGTCAGTGGTGCGGCGGCGCTGAGCAGGGCGCCGCAGTATGGCGTGGCACCCCTCAGCCGCTGGGCGGGCGTGATCAACCTCGGAGGCATCGAACGCTCTGTGGAATGGGCGATCGAACAAGGGGCGGACACCTACAGCATGAGCTTTTCGCGGCGGAACTTCGGCGAGTATCAATCGCACTGGCGCAAGGTCATGGAGCATGGCTCGTTCTGCGGCGTTTATTTCGTCTCCGGTGCCGGCAACCGAAAGTTAGACGACCCCCACCCTTTCCTGATGAACATTCCCCAGAGTATTCCCGCTGCCGTTTTTGCTGCCGCCGGGGTTCACAAGGACCTCAGTAAAACCTCCTTCTCATGTGTTGGCCCGGTGACTTGGAATACCGAACACTATCAGGACGGCGTGGTGCAGAAGCCGGAAGTCTGCGCATTCAACTACCAAGTGCCCTGCCTCTTCCCCAATGGCGAAACGGTGCCAGCCCTCCTCAATGGCAACTCCTACGCCGGACCGATGTTCTGCGGAGCGATCTCACTGATGCTCTCCGCCGATCCGGACTTACTGCCCTGGGATTTGCAAGAAATCATCACCAGCACCGCCCGCGACGTGGGCCCCGAGGGACTGGATTATGAAACAGGCCACGGACTGATCGATTGCTACGCGGCCGTCAAGGAAGTGCTCCGTCGTAAGGCGCTACGCTAA
- a CDS encoding NAD(P)/FAD-dependent oxidoreductase has protein sequence MEDTKHVLIIGGGFAGLSCAKKLANRPGVRVTLIDKENHHLFQPLLYQVATAALSAPDIARSLRQLMSRAANVTVLMDTITGIDTEKSQVSSPIRTYDYDYLVVAAGAQTSYFGKDEWAAHTLGLKSLDDAFKVRRCVFGALERAELTDDPEERKRLMTIAIVGGGPTGVELAGAYSDLARRALKTNFRRLDINSLRVILIQSGDRILKPFDPDQSKYTQERLEHLGVEIVLGHRVTGVERHTLTFDEREPIHAETLIWAAGVGASPLTRMLGVDTDRGGRVKTNPDLTAPGMSNVYLAGDVTAHTDAKGQQVPGLAPAATQMGEYIGDRIVDLTSAPGEHPSAPFIFKDKGIMAIIGKNAAVVKMGSMKLRGYLAWMTWLFIHLLFLIGFRSKLSVLLQWAWAYVKDKPGARVFTAKQ, from the coding sequence GTGGAAGATACCAAACATGTGCTCATCATCGGTGGCGGATTTGCAGGATTATCCTGTGCTAAAAAATTGGCCAACCGGCCTGGCGTCCGGGTGACTTTGATCGATAAGGAAAACCATCACCTGTTCCAGCCACTGCTCTATCAGGTGGCCACCGCCGCACTCTCCGCACCAGACATCGCCAGATCACTGCGCCAGCTCATGAGTCGCGCCGCCAATGTGACCGTGCTGATGGATACCATCACCGGTATCGATACGGAAAAGTCGCAGGTGAGCTCACCGATCAGAACCTACGACTACGATTATCTGGTGGTGGCAGCCGGCGCGCAGACGTCTTATTTTGGTAAAGATGAATGGGCGGCACACACGCTGGGCTTGAAATCGTTAGATGATGCTTTCAAGGTGCGGCGCTGTGTCTTTGGTGCCTTGGAACGTGCCGAACTCACTGATGATCCGGAGGAGCGTAAACGCCTGATGACCATCGCCATTGTAGGCGGTGGCCCGACCGGGGTGGAGCTCGCTGGCGCCTATTCCGATCTCGCCAGACGTGCGCTCAAAACGAATTTCCGCCGACTCGATATCAATAGCCTGCGAGTCATTTTGATCCAGAGCGGTGATCGCATCCTCAAACCCTTCGACCCCGACCAATCGAAATACACCCAAGAGCGTCTCGAGCATTTGGGCGTGGAGATTGTCCTGGGTCACCGCGTCACCGGGGTGGAGCGGCATACCCTGACCTTTGATGAGCGCGAGCCGATTCACGCAGAGACCTTGATCTGGGCCGCGGGAGTGGGCGCGAGTCCCTTGACCCGGATGTTAGGTGTGGATACCGATCGTGGTGGCCGCGTGAAAACCAATCCGGATCTTACGGCCCCGGGGATGTCCAATGTCTATCTGGCAGGGGATGTCACGGCTCACACCGATGCCAAAGGACAACAGGTCCCCGGCCTGGCTCCTGCAGCCACACAGATGGGCGAGTACATTGGCGATCGCATTGTCGATCTCACCAGCGCACCCGGCGAGCATCCCTCAGCTCCTTTCATTTTCAAAGACAAGGGAATCATGGCCATCATTGGGAAAAATGCGGCGGTGGTGAAGATGGGCAGCATGAAACTGCGCGGCTATCTGGCCTGGATGACTTGGCTGTTTATTCACCTGCTCTTTCTTATCGGCTTCCGCAGCAAGCTCTCCGTCCTGCTACAATGGGCCTGGGCCTATGTAAAAGATAAACCCGGTGCCAGGGTGTTCACTGCAAAACAATGA
- a CDS encoding PEP-CTERM sorting domain-containing protein (PEP-CTERM proteins occur, often in large numbers, in the proteomes of bacteria that also encode an exosortase, a predicted intramembrane cysteine proteinase. The presence of a PEP-CTERM domain at a protein's C-terminus predicts cleavage within the sorting domain, followed by covalent anchoring to some some component of the (usually Gram-negative) cell surface. Many PEP-CTERM proteins exhibit an unusual sequence composition that includes large numbers of potential glycosylation sites. Expression of one such protein has been shown restore the ability of a bacterium to form floc, a type of biofilm.) encodes MNTHTTTLLLGGLLVLPAQALTIFTGIGDFNTAGNWDNGLPDASNGLGEIAAGATATMSADYIMLNNSPSVTDIVVKGTLNTGANELQLRSGTVSSNPDIFVDGGTINVNLGGTIDVAGASADVFITNGGTLSFEDGSTAQISKALEVISGSLNLSSGTSWSGNLGDELVIGDAGILSFSFDSSLNHLTIPGSSLALELGDTSTLALNFAAAPTMGDSYTLVNNVSGFGGAAGVFGNVNASGLGAGQSLEVVYNTTDGLLQVQVVPEPSSTALLGLGGIALLLRRRR; translated from the coding sequence ATGAACACACACACTACGACACTTCTACTAGGCGGTCTTCTGGTTTTGCCTGCTCAGGCGCTGACTATTTTTACCGGAATTGGCGATTTTAATACAGCTGGTAACTGGGACAACGGACTGCCCGACGCAAGCAATGGCCTTGGGGAAATTGCAGCCGGTGCTACAGCTACAATGTCGGCAGATTATATCATGCTCAACAATAGCCCCTCGGTTACTGATATCGTTGTCAAAGGGACTCTGAACACCGGTGCTAACGAGCTTCAGCTTCGTTCAGGCACCGTGAGCTCAAATCCAGATATTTTTGTCGATGGCGGCACGATCAATGTCAATTTAGGTGGGACTATCGATGTGGCGGGTGCTTCAGCTGATGTGTTTATTACCAATGGCGGAACGCTTTCATTTGAAGACGGTTCAACGGCTCAAATTTCTAAGGCTCTTGAGGTGATTAGCGGTTCACTCAATCTGAGCTCAGGAACGTCATGGTCAGGAAACTTGGGGGATGAATTGGTCATTGGGGACGCTGGTATTCTGTCATTCTCATTTGATAGCTCACTGAACCACTTAACGATCCCTGGGAGCTCACTAGCCTTGGAACTTGGCGATACCTCGACCTTGGCGCTCAATTTTGCAGCTGCACCTACAATGGGAGATAGCTATACACTGGTTAATAACGTCAGTGGGTTTGGCGGTGCTGCGGGTGTCTTCGGCAATGTCAATGCGAGTGGTCTTGGAGCAGGGCAGTCGCTCGAGGTGGTCTATAATACAACCGATGGTCTCCTGCAGGTGCAAGTTGTGCCAGAGCCATCTTCCACGGCATTGTTAGGGCTTGGTGGTATCGCCCTGCTTCTGCGACGTCGGCGATAA
- the typA gene encoding translational GTPase TypA, with amino-acid sequence MTNNIRNIAIIAHVDHGKTTLVDELLKAGGAYGEHQQAGERAMDSMDLEREKGITIKAKNTSVKWNDYTVNIVDTPGHADFGGEVERVMKMVDGVLLLVDAHDGPQAQTRFVLRKALQQGLTPIVVVNKIDRDHSDPEGVHDRVLELFLELEASEEQFEAPFVYGSAKNGFFVKSLDDEQKDVTPLLETIIEHVQAPDSDPDAAFKMLASNIDWDDYVGRVAMGKVQSGSVKKGDSIFRICKDGSKVRGKVTKVFEYSSLSNQESAEGVAGNIVGVAGFEDIDIGDTLSADAEVEALPFVAIDPPTVKMQFSINDGPYGGREGKHVTSRAIKDRLDRELKTNVSIEVEDTDKAGVFEVAARGAMQISVLVETMRREGYEVLVSRPMVITRKSESGELEEPFESLFVEVPEEYTGGVMKSLANRRARIEDMGTNAHGATIEATISTRGLIGFEFELLNLTSGHGVMSHLFKEYAPHCGEITTRNTGTLVSMSTGTAMAYSLLPLEERGKLFVAPGDEVYEGQIIGENPRKDDLPVNPVKAKSLTNHRSATKGITVGLAPPIKMSLERAIEYIEADELLEATPSHLRLRKRILDPHERKRAEKARKAEAGL; translated from the coding sequence ATGACCAATAACATCCGCAATATCGCCATCATCGCTCACGTTGACCATGGCAAGACCACTCTCGTTGACGAGCTGCTCAAGGCCGGCGGCGCATACGGCGAACACCAACAGGCTGGCGAGCGCGCCATGGACTCCATGGACTTGGAACGTGAAAAAGGCATCACCATTAAGGCGAAGAATACTTCCGTCAAATGGAACGACTACACCGTCAACATCGTCGATACCCCAGGCCACGCCGACTTCGGTGGCGAGGTGGAGCGGGTGATGAAGATGGTGGACGGCGTGCTCCTTCTCGTGGACGCCCATGATGGCCCCCAGGCACAGACTCGCTTCGTGCTGAGAAAAGCCCTGCAGCAAGGGCTGACCCCCATCGTTGTGGTGAACAAGATCGACCGTGACCACTCAGATCCTGAAGGCGTGCACGATCGCGTGCTCGAGCTCTTCCTCGAACTCGAAGCCAGCGAAGAGCAGTTCGAAGCTCCCTTCGTCTACGGATCCGCCAAGAATGGCTTCTTTGTAAAATCTCTCGATGACGAGCAAAAGGACGTCACGCCACTGCTGGAAACTATCATCGAACACGTTCAAGCACCTGACTCGGATCCTGACGCTGCTTTCAAAATGTTGGCATCGAACATCGATTGGGATGATTATGTCGGTCGTGTTGCCATGGGCAAAGTTCAGTCTGGTTCAGTGAAAAAAGGCGATAGCATTTTCCGGATCTGCAAGGACGGAAGCAAGGTGCGCGGCAAGGTGACTAAAGTTTTCGAATACAGTTCACTTTCTAATCAAGAGTCTGCTGAAGGTGTGGCTGGGAACATTGTGGGGGTTGCAGGTTTTGAAGATATTGACATTGGTGACACCCTGTCTGCGGACGCCGAAGTCGAAGCGCTGCCATTCGTCGCTATTGATCCTCCCACCGTGAAAATGCAGTTCTCCATCAACGACGGCCCTTACGGTGGTCGCGAAGGAAAACACGTTACCTCCCGTGCGATCAAAGACCGTCTCGACCGCGAGCTGAAGACCAACGTCTCCATCGAGGTGGAAGACACCGACAAGGCCGGCGTGTTCGAAGTCGCCGCTCGTGGCGCCATGCAGATCTCTGTGCTGGTGGAAACCATGCGCCGTGAAGGTTATGAAGTGCTCGTCTCCCGTCCAATGGTGATCACCCGTAAGTCCGAAAGTGGCGAGCTCGAAGAGCCATTCGAGTCGCTCTTCGTTGAAGTGCCTGAGGAATACACCGGTGGTGTGATGAAGTCGCTGGCCAACCGCCGCGCACGCATCGAGGACATGGGCACCAACGCCCACGGAGCCACCATCGAGGCCACCATTTCCACTCGTGGACTGATCGGGTTTGAGTTCGAACTTCTCAACCTTACCAGTGGTCACGGTGTGATGTCTCACCTGTTCAAGGAATACGCTCCACACTGTGGCGAGATCACCACTCGTAACACCGGCACTCTGGTCAGCATGAGCACCGGCACTGCGATGGCATACTCGCTGCTGCCTCTGGAAGAACGTGGTAAACTCTTTGTCGCTCCTGGTGACGAAGTTTACGAAGGTCAGATCATCGGTGAAAACCCACGGAAGGACGACCTTCCGGTGAACCCAGTGAAAGCCAAGAGCTTGACCAACCACCGTTCCGCCACCAAGGGCATCACCGTGGGCCTCGCGCCTCCAATCAAGATGTCCCTTGAGCGCGCCATCGAATACATTGAGGCCGACGAGCTGCTGGAAGCAACCCCAAGTCACCTCCGTCTGCGCAAGCGCATCCTCGATCCGCACGAACGCAAACGCGCCGAAAAAGCCCGCAAGGCAGAAGCCGGCTTGTAG
- a CDS encoding metallophosphoesterase family protein: MKYGIISDIHANLEALTSVIKDANEQGVKRFICLGDIVGYNANPAACVDIIRGLNCAVVKGNHDAYASGDEIPEGVNGRARASLEWTRDNLRPAQVEWLKNLPMSRRVGTMEIVHASLYEPENWHYVVNGIEAILHFHFQKTRVCFFGHIHQQIYFSTEARRTNRDFEKIELTGEHQFFVNVGSVGQPRSDDKRAEYVILDTVEECVESRKVEYDIESACEKIRQAGLPEHNALRLQIPDDEIKQAMLDQLEEPELAS, translated from the coding sequence ATGAAATACGGAATCATCTCAGACATTCACGCTAATCTTGAGGCTCTCACCAGTGTCATCAAAGACGCAAACGAGCAAGGCGTGAAACGCTTCATCTGCCTGGGCGACATTGTAGGATACAATGCCAATCCTGCAGCTTGTGTGGATATCATCCGCGGGCTCAACTGCGCCGTGGTTAAGGGAAACCACGATGCCTACGCGTCCGGCGACGAGATCCCGGAAGGCGTGAACGGCAGGGCCAGAGCGTCACTTGAGTGGACCCGCGACAACTTGCGTCCGGCTCAGGTTGAGTGGTTGAAAAATCTACCGATGAGCCGTCGGGTGGGAACCATGGAGATCGTGCACGCCAGCTTGTATGAGCCTGAAAACTGGCACTACGTGGTCAATGGCATCGAGGCAATTCTCCACTTCCATTTTCAAAAAACCCGTGTGTGTTTCTTCGGGCATATCCATCAGCAGATTTATTTTTCTACTGAGGCAAGACGGACCAATCGAGATTTCGAGAAAATTGAACTGACCGGAGAGCATCAGTTTTTTGTCAACGTGGGTTCGGTGGGCCAGCCGCGTAGCGATGATAAACGGGCTGAATATGTTATTTTAGACACCGTGGAAGAGTGCGTGGAATCACGCAAAGTGGAATATGATATCGAGAGCGCCTGTGAGAAAATTCGTCAAGCAGGCCTGCCAGAACACAATGCCCTCCGCTTGCAGATCCCAGATGATGAAATTAAGCAGGCTATGCTTGACCAGCTGGAAGAGCCTGAACTTGCGAGTTAA
- a CDS encoding PEP-CTERM sorting domain-containing protein — protein MKYQMILLAALIAASNTHATVVAKFDSFTHTSNNPVLASDSSAQSSWTTTNLTDHATGTGALSAGNQESANRKTNDFGVTNAIQFSSLRELDSGPTITPVGNSSWVTFSVSATGSDLFNFVGQSATADTFAEGTGLGGTVSADWSMYYSLNGGSSWTLLSSETGASISGSGGESAATGVSWDLSGIGSVASVDFLIDPLSTGSTNGNVSQRGVGIGNIVVNADLAAVPEPSSSALLGLSAVAMMLRRRR, from the coding sequence ATGAAATATCAAATGATCTTATTGGCCGCCCTCATCGCCGCATCCAACACTCACGCCACTGTCGTTGCTAAATTCGATAGCTTCACTCACACGAGCAACAACCCCGTGCTAGCTTCAGATAGTTCGGCCCAGTCTTCTTGGACAACGACGAACCTGACCGATCATGCCACCGGAACCGGAGCCTTAAGTGCCGGTAATCAGGAAAGTGCCAACCGGAAGACCAACGACTTCGGTGTCACCAATGCTATTCAATTCAGTAGTTTACGCGAACTGGATTCTGGTCCGACTATTACTCCTGTGGGTAATTCCTCCTGGGTGACCTTCAGCGTCTCTGCGACAGGATCGGATTTATTCAATTTCGTAGGCCAATCGGCCACCGCAGATACCTTTGCTGAAGGCACAGGCTTGGGTGGCACGGTCTCGGCCGACTGGTCGATGTATTACAGCCTGAATGGAGGCAGTTCGTGGACCCTGCTCAGCAGCGAAACGGGAGCCAGCATTTCCGGCAGCGGCGGAGAGTCGGCAGCCACGGGTGTGAGTTGGGATTTGTCTGGTATCGGATCGGTCGCCTCTGTCGATTTTTTGATCGATCCTCTCTCAACGGGGAGCACCAATGGCAATGTCAGTCAGCGCGGCGTCGGTATTGGCAATATTGTGGTGAATGCGGATCTGGCTGCTGTGCCAGAGCCTTCGTCCAGTGCTTTACTCGGCCTGAGTGCCGTCGCAATGATGCTGCGCCGCAGGAGGTAA
- a CDS encoding helix-turn-helix domain-containing protein, with the protein MILRKVKGSTTSQLHQAPTIGLVLDFFNPRILEGVHAFLEQYDLRLDARWSVRGDWTPKEPGWDGVIYGVVDNPELHQRIQQWNIPKISLTAEKADECSVLPDYVQCGMMAARELVDAGAASLFTVTLTPREIDTQFAQGVTEFARSHEIPHHQRRIKMPSLKKMQQLLLREVNSLPRPLGFCQPHASVFYSTQPVLIDAGYRIPEDVSMVVIDKDVQSTPSLATVPLTTVELNEWHRGFVAAEMLHQLLNGETLTQKQLIIPAKGITQRASTGHLRIEDQVVGKALSFMRQNFRRPIGVDDIVAVAGTSRRTAENRFRETFNLGIHQELTRLRIEEAKRQLSQRDVSVTTVAGRCGFSSVHYFSTAFKRETGQSPKSYQLGAK; encoded by the coding sequence ATGATATTGCGCAAAGTGAAAGGCAGCACCACATCCCAACTCCATCAAGCCCCAACCATCGGCCTGGTGCTTGATTTCTTTAATCCCCGTATTTTGGAAGGGGTGCATGCCTTCTTGGAGCAGTATGATCTGCGCCTGGACGCCCGATGGTCGGTGCGCGGAGATTGGACACCCAAAGAGCCTGGGTGGGACGGGGTGATATACGGCGTGGTCGATAATCCGGAGCTGCATCAGCGGATTCAACAATGGAACATCCCCAAGATCTCACTCACTGCGGAAAAAGCAGACGAGTGCTCGGTCCTGCCCGATTATGTTCAATGCGGTATGATGGCGGCCCGGGAGCTAGTGGATGCCGGTGCGGCCAGCTTGTTTACAGTCACTCTAACTCCACGCGAAATCGACACCCAGTTCGCTCAAGGAGTCACGGAATTTGCGCGCAGCCATGAGATCCCTCACCACCAGCGTCGAATCAAGATGCCGAGTCTGAAAAAAATGCAGCAGCTTCTGCTTCGTGAAGTCAACTCACTCCCGCGGCCCTTGGGCTTCTGTCAGCCCCATGCCTCGGTATTTTACAGCACCCAGCCGGTCTTGATCGACGCCGGCTACCGCATTCCGGAGGATGTCTCGATGGTGGTGATTGATAAGGATGTGCAGTCCACCCCCAGCCTCGCCACCGTGCCCCTGACCACCGTCGAACTCAACGAGTGGCACCGAGGGTTTGTAGCTGCAGAGATGCTGCATCAACTCCTCAACGGGGAAACACTGACGCAGAAACAGCTCATCATTCCGGCCAAGGGGATCACCCAGCGGGCCAGCACCGGCCACCTTCGCATCGAGGATCAGGTGGTGGGCAAGGCGCTGTCCTTCATGCGACAGAATTTTAGACGGCCGATCGGAGTGGACGATATCGTAGCCGTCGCCGGCACCTCACGCAGGACGGCGGAGAACCGCTTCCGCGAGACTTTCAACCTCGGCATCCATCAGGAATTGACCCGCTTGCGCATCGAGGAAGCGAAGCGACAGCTCAGTCAGCGCGATGTCAGTGTGACCACGGTGGCGGGCCGGTGCGGATTTTCATCGGTGCACTATTTCTCCACCGCCTTCAAACGTGAGACCGGCCAATCTCCGAAAAGCTATCAGCTCGGGGCGAAGTGA
- the msrA gene encoding peptide-methionine (S)-S-oxide reductase MsrA: MKKIIPILTAALLLPGALFAKEKKAVFAAGCFWCMEEIYEQLPGVTDVVSGYTGGDEKNPTYEQVSAGKTGHAEAIQITYDDEKTDLKTLLGYFWSSHDATNTRGVAPDFGKHYRSELYYTDAAEQWTMEQSKIEHEKQLGKKVATKIVPIKKFWKAEEYHQDYAKKNPNDPYIRHVSMPRANKALGK, encoded by the coding sequence ATGAAAAAAATCATCCCTATCCTAACGGCTGCGCTGCTGCTGCCGGGCGCCCTGTTTGCCAAAGAAAAGAAAGCGGTCTTCGCCGCCGGATGTTTCTGGTGCATGGAGGAAATTTACGAACAGCTCCCTGGGGTGACCGATGTGGTCTCTGGCTACACCGGCGGTGACGAAAAGAACCCGACCTACGAGCAAGTGAGCGCAGGGAAAACTGGCCACGCCGAGGCGATCCAGATCACCTACGACGATGAGAAGACCGATTTGAAAACTTTGTTAGGCTACTTTTGGAGCAGCCATGATGCCACCAATACTCGCGGTGTGGCTCCCGATTTTGGCAAGCACTACCGGTCCGAGCTCTACTACACGGATGCCGCCGAACAGTGGACCATGGAGCAGTCGAAGATCGAGCATGAGAAGCAACTCGGTAAAAAGGTGGCTACCAAGATCGTGCCTATCAAGAAATTCTGGAAGGCGGAGGAGTATCACCAGGACTATGCGAAGAAAAACCCGAACGATCCCTACATCAGACACGTTTCGATGCCCCGCGCCAATAAAGCGCTGGGAAAGTAG
- a CDS encoding SelT/SelW/SelH family protein, which translates to MKPSIEIEYCTGCRWLLRAAWTAQELLTTFEDELGSVTLKPSEVSGGFFVRADGTMLWDRKQRGGFPEMKELKQIIRDHIAPERDLGHSDKDA; encoded by the coding sequence ATGAAACCATCGATCGAAATCGAATACTGCACCGGCTGCCGCTGGCTGCTGCGCGCCGCATGGACCGCGCAGGAGCTGCTGACCACGTTTGAAGATGAGCTGGGGTCGGTCACATTGAAACCCTCCGAGGTCAGTGGCGGTTTTTTTGTCCGGGCCGATGGCACCATGCTCTGGGATCGCAAACAGCGCGGTGGCTTTCCTGAGATGAAAGAGCTCAAGCAAATCATCCGTGACCACATCGCCCCCGAGCGAGACTTAGGTCACAGCGACAAAGACGCTTGA